One stretch of Manis pentadactyla isolate mManPen7 chromosome 10, mManPen7.hap1, whole genome shotgun sequence DNA includes these proteins:
- the LOC130679404 gene encoding uncharacterized protein LOC130679404 — MERLALLCATQSRAPSSAGKVPADMPQGTKQQEAGSRCASVGPGPVLAAGRRLRSPAEPPTVFIDLRPAEPADLGSSERCRRPDSPGASLLLCSRCAGLRGAGAWQAGPRGGGQPWELCPADQQCPWEGRDQAGALALPQGPGKSATGSLGGVGWGTCPGACPSATWHEAQRPLVSVGWALAGLLSPRAGSLGQPACSKALVGAGPGQGRLGHTQQTHVSSPAAPAPLKRRESLSGTRHLIPPRGYGNHKGPACLGMSHPCALQ, encoded by the exons ATGGAACGGCTCGCCCTCCTGTGCGCCACACAGTCCAGAGCCCCTTCCTCTGCCGGGAAGGTGCCTGCTGACATGCCCCAGGGCACCAAGCAGCAGGAGGCTGGAAGCAG ATGTGCTTCAGTGGGGCCGGGCCCCGTGCTGGCTGCGGGCAGGCGGCTAAGGAGCCCCGCAGAGCCTCCCACCGTCTTCATCGATCTGCGGCCAGCAGAGCCAGCGGACCTGGGGTCATCGGAAAGGTGCCGGCGGCCCGACAGCCCAGGGGCCAGCCTGCTGCTCTGCAGCCGCTGCGCCGGCCTGAGGGGAGCAGGGGCTTGGCAGGCGGGACCACGTGGTGGGGGCCAACCCTGGGAGCTCTGCCCAGCTGACCAACAATGcccctgggagggcagggacCAGGCAGGGGCCCTGGCTCTTCCTCAGGGGCCGGGGAAGAGCGCTACGGGCAGTCTGGGCGGTGTGGGCTGGGGCACATGCCCTGGGGCGTGTCCCTCTGCTACTTGGCACGAAGCCCAGCGGCCTTTGGTGTCAGTTGGCTGGGCTTTGGCTGGCCTGCTCTCCCCCCGGGCTGGGTCACTGGGGCAGCCAGCGTGCTCCAAGGCCCTGGTGGGAGCTGGGCCTGGCCAGGGTAGACTGGGGCACACCCAGCAAACCCACGTGTCCTCTCCTGCAGCTCCAGCTCCTCTGAAGAGGAGAGAGAGCCTCTCAGGGACCAGGCATCTCATTCCTCCCAGGGGCTACGGTAACCACAAGGGGCCTGCCTGCTTGGGAATGTCCCATCCCTGCGCCCTGCAATGA